The following proteins are co-located in the Primulina tabacum isolate GXHZ01 chromosome 11, ASM2559414v2, whole genome shotgun sequence genome:
- the LOC142519861 gene encoding glutathione S-transferase T3-like translates to MSHPYFTSPVVHGYSTPHTNVMPFTSPMSNEPATPTFVPETQLSDRESPIEIEDEVLARSFVTISDNPVIGNDQKADAFWGRVASYYNENRPTGSNTRSANVIRSHWHNTIQKKVYRFNANYNSVYSSYRSGHSDEDILRFAYEKYRSENNGVAFNLEHVWRIVKDRPMFTPQSADHYVATKKTKTSESGASNTSSNQEVSIDLDDEDTRPRGQKAAKRKGKDRVKSTIEDLTVNYNSICAKFTEYTSVKKSEVDLKQKQLEVEEIKAKAALSRSEAKNRRLKLKEYEILNKDTSQDDRGTAYHT, encoded by the exons ATGAGTCATCCGTATTTCACGTCGCCGGTTGTTCATGGATATAGTACCCCGCACACAAATGTTATGCCTTTCACATCTCCGATGTCGAATGAACCTGCAACTCCGACTTTTGTCCCGGAGACGCAACTTTCTGATCGTGAATCCCCAATTGAG ATTGAAGACGAGGTGTTAGCGAGAAGTTTTGTCACTATCAGCGATAATCCAGTAATCGGCAATGATCAAAAGGCAGATGCTTTTTGGGGACGTGTTGCAAGCTACTACAATGAGAATCGTCCCACAGGTTCAAACACCAGAAGTGCAAATGTTATACGATCACATTGGCACAATACAATCCAAAAGAAGGTATATCGATTCAACGCAAATTATAATAGTGTTTACAGTTCATATCGAAGTGGTCACAGTGACGAAGATATATTGAGGTTTGCGTACGAAAAATATCGATCCGAAAACAATGGTGTTGCATTCAATCTTGAGCATGTGTGGAGAATTGTCAAAGACCGTCCAATGTTTACTCCACAGTCCGCTGATCACTATGTGGCCACAAAAAAGACGAAGACTTCAGAGTCGGGAGCAAGCAACACCTCGTCTAACCAAGAGGTGAGCATAGATCTGGATGATGAAGATACTCGTCCAAGGGGACAAAAGGCAGCGAAAAGAAAGGGAAAAGACAGAGTCAAATCGACCATAGAAGATCTTACAGTAAACTACAACAGTATTTGCGCAAAGTTCACCGAGTACACAAGCGTGAAGAAATCCGAAGTTGATCTGAAACAAAAACAACTCGAAGTAGAGGAGATTAAGGCAAAAGCTGCTTTGTCCAGATCTGAAGCTAAGAATCGACGCTTGAAATTGAAGGAGTACGAAATCTTGAACAAAGACACCTCGCAAGATGACAGAGGAACAGCTTATCATACATGA